One Psychrobacillus glaciei genomic region harbors:
- a CDS encoding HesB/IscA family protein, translating into MTEVVILSEAAAYRVKEMMTHNGEEGSMLRVAVNGGGCSGLSYGMSFEKEKQEDDLALHQHGIDIVVSTEDGSILNGTTIDYKESLMGGGFTIENPNAIASCGCGSSFRTAKKEGTPENC; encoded by the coding sequence ATGACTGAAGTTGTAATCCTATCTGAAGCGGCAGCATACCGCGTAAAAGAAATGATGACGCATAACGGAGAAGAGGGCTCCATGCTTCGTGTTGCAGTAAATGGTGGTGGGTGTAGCGGTCTTTCTTACGGCATGAGTTTTGAAAAAGAAAAACAAGAAGATGATCTAGCACTTCATCAACATGGTATCGATATAGTAGTTTCTACAGAAGATGGATCTATATTAAATGGAACTACAATAGATTATAAGGAATCGCTGATGGGCGGTGGATTTACCATCGAAAATCCCAACGCAATCGCCTCTTGTGGCTGTGGTTCTTCGTTTAGAACTGCAAAAAAAGAAGGCACCCCGGAGAACTGCTAA
- a CDS encoding YuiA family protein, with translation MRSKKEVNPNHCPYCKGEGYFQLRLGGSETCSCCNGSGKKRR, from the coding sequence ATGAGATCTAAAAAGGAAGTAAATCCAAATCATTGTCCATACTGTAAGGGAGAAGGTTATTTTCAACTAAGATTAGGGGGATCTGAAACTTGCAGTTGTTGCAATGGATCAGGCAAAAAAAGACGGTAA
- a CDS encoding YuzB family protein, whose protein sequence is MNPMVEFCISNLANGSQEAFDILEQDSNLDVLDYGCLSYCSLCSETFFAIVNGEVVEAETPSELVKNIYKYIEENPLF, encoded by the coding sequence ATGAATCCAATGGTTGAATTCTGTATAAGCAACCTTGCAAATGGTTCTCAGGAAGCATTTGATATTTTGGAGCAAGATTCCAATTTAGATGTATTAGACTATGGTTGTTTAAGTTATTGCTCGCTGTGTTCCGAAACTTTTTTCGCCATTGTCAACGGTGAAGTTGTGGAAGCAGAAACGCCTAGTGAACTTGTAAAAAACATATATAAATACATCGAAGAAAATCCTTTATTTTAA
- a CDS encoding NAD(P)/FAD-dependent oxidoreductase produces the protein MKRPTILVLGAGYGGLTTVVNLQKLVGADDADIILVNKNDYHYESTWLHEASAGTLRPDQVRYDVKDVINSSKVKFVQATVDAIDVNTKKIATSAGEFTYDYLVIGLGFEGETFGITGLDKYALSIANVNAARQIRDHIEYQFATWSTEEVRDDARLTIVVGGAGFSGIEFLGELGNRIPELCKEYDVPKEKVRVVCVEAAPMVLPGFDPALVEYAVRQLESKGIEFSIGTPVVEATPEGVNIKKGEDEFEFIKAGTVVWAAGVRGNRLIESSGIENMRARVKVEKDMRAPGFPDVFIVGDCALMINEEVNRPYPPTAQIAMQQAVTIAKNIVALIKGNETEEFVPALKGTVCSLGEHDAIGDVMGKKITGTKASIMKKVIDNRALYMIGGVPLLLKKGKFTL, from the coding sequence GTGAAAAGACCGACAATTCTAGTACTAGGCGCAGGATATGGTGGATTAACTACAGTAGTTAACCTTCAAAAGCTAGTAGGTGCAGATGATGCAGATATTATTCTAGTAAACAAAAATGATTACCATTATGAATCTACTTGGTTGCATGAAGCTTCTGCTGGTACATTACGACCTGACCAAGTTCGTTACGATGTAAAAGATGTTATAAATTCTAGCAAAGTAAAATTTGTGCAAGCAACAGTTGATGCGATTGATGTAAATACCAAAAAAATTGCTACTAGTGCTGGTGAATTTACATATGACTACTTAGTAATTGGTTTAGGCTTTGAAGGTGAAACATTCGGAATTACTGGCTTAGACAAATATGCACTTTCTATTGCTAATGTGAATGCAGCTCGTCAAATTCGCGATCATATTGAATATCAATTTGCAACATGGTCAACAGAAGAAGTTCGTGATGATGCACGCTTAACAATCGTTGTAGGTGGAGCTGGATTCTCAGGTATTGAGTTTTTAGGTGAATTAGGAAATCGAATTCCTGAACTTTGCAAAGAATACGATGTGCCAAAAGAAAAAGTTCGCGTAGTTTGCGTCGAAGCTGCTCCAATGGTGCTTCCAGGTTTTGATCCAGCATTAGTAGAATATGCTGTAAGACAATTAGAGTCTAAAGGAATTGAATTCTCTATTGGTACACCAGTAGTGGAAGCGACTCCAGAAGGCGTTAATATTAAAAAAGGTGAAGACGAATTTGAATTTATCAAAGCTGGTACAGTTGTTTGGGCAGCTGGAGTTCGTGGAAATCGTCTAATCGAATCTTCAGGTATTGAAAACATGCGTGCTCGCGTTAAAGTAGAAAAAGATATGCGTGCTCCTGGGTTCCCAGATGTATTCATCGTTGGTGACTGCGCACTTATGATCAATGAAGAAGTTAACCGTCCGTATCCTCCAACTGCACAAATTGCAATGCAACAAGCAGTAACGATTGCAAAAAATATTGTCGCTCTTATTAAAGGGAATGAAACAGAAGAATTCGTTCCTGCTCTTAAAGGGACAGTATGCTCTCTAGGAGAACACGATGCAATTGGTGATGTAATGGGTAAAAAAATTACTGGAACAAAAGCATCTATCATGAAAAAAGTTATCGATAACCGTGCGCTTTACATGATCGGTGGAGTTCCACTGCTGTTGAAAAAAGGTAAATTCACTTTATAA
- a CDS encoding YuzD family protein — MGTQALNIEIFGADIMCASCVNSPSSKDTYEWLQAAIDRKFPNHQITFTYIDIEQPIENEKQQDIATRIADDEFFYPLVMINDEVIGEGYIQLKPVYAALEKYGYTSEVE, encoded by the coding sequence ATGGGCACTCAAGCATTAAATATAGAAATTTTTGGAGCGGACATCATGTGCGCTAGCTGTGTAAATTCACCATCCTCTAAGGATACATACGAATGGCTTCAAGCAGCTATCGACCGAAAGTTTCCAAACCACCAAATCACATTTACCTATATCGATATCGAACAACCAATTGAGAATGAAAAACAGCAAGATATTGCCACTCGAATTGCCGATGACGAATTTTTCTACCCACTTGTCATGATCAATGATGAAGTAATTGGTGAAGGTTATATTCAATTAAAACCAGTATATGCAGCACTTGAGAAGTATGGGTATACTAGTGAAGTAGAATAA
- a CDS encoding NAD(P)/FAD-dependent oxidoreductase produces the protein MRKLVLLGGGYGNMRVLLRLLPNNLPDDVEITLIDRTPFHSLKTEFYALAAGTSPDNEIRVAFPENQKLTIKYGEILEIDVDSKEVLLADGQSVQYDDLIIGLGCEDKYHGVPGADEFTYSIQTIGRSRDTYSKLGGLQSGSVVGIVGAGLSGIELASELRESRPDLRIKLFDRSPRVLRDFPERLSNYVKKWFDSNDVEIVSNSNITKVETNKLYNHEEIIPVDVVVWTAGIQPAAPVRALPGEKDSSGRVILTQYHDLPGYENVFVVGDCASLPFAPSAQLAEEQAEQIVKVLQARWKNTPLPEVMPEIKLKGFMGSLGKKQGFAYLADISVTGRIARLMKSGLLWMYKRHNG, from the coding sequence ATGCGAAAATTAGTATTGTTAGGTGGAGGATATGGTAATATGCGTGTTTTACTTCGTCTATTGCCAAACAATTTACCAGATGATGTAGAAATCACATTAATAGACCGAACACCATTTCATAGTTTGAAGACAGAATTTTATGCGTTGGCAGCTGGAACATCTCCAGATAATGAAATCCGTGTGGCATTTCCTGAAAACCAAAAATTAACGATTAAATATGGTGAAATTCTAGAAATTGATGTGGATAGTAAAGAAGTGTTATTAGCAGATGGACAATCAGTTCAATACGATGATTTAATAATTGGCCTTGGTTGTGAGGATAAATATCACGGAGTACCTGGTGCGGATGAATTTACGTATAGCATTCAAACCATTGGGCGTTCTCGTGATACTTATAGCAAGCTAGGTGGCTTACAATCAGGCTCTGTTGTTGGAATTGTTGGAGCTGGCTTAAGTGGAATTGAGCTTGCTAGTGAACTGCGTGAAAGTCGTCCAGATTTAAGAATTAAATTATTTGACCGCAGTCCTCGTGTATTAAGAGATTTTCCAGAGCGTTTGAGTAATTATGTAAAAAAATGGTTCGATTCAAATGATGTAGAAATTGTGAGTAACTCGAATATAACAAAAGTTGAAACGAACAAATTATACAATCATGAAGAAATTATTCCTGTGGATGTTGTCGTTTGGACAGCAGGGATTCAGCCAGCCGCACCAGTGCGCGCATTACCAGGCGAAAAAGATAGTTCTGGGCGTGTCATATTAACGCAATATCATGATTTACCGGGATACGAAAATGTATTCGTAGTAGGAGATTGTGCATCCCTTCCTTTTGCACCAAGTGCTCAACTCGCAGAAGAACAAGCAGAACAAATTGTGAAAGTATTACAAGCACGTTGGAAGAACACACCTCTTCCAGAAGTAATGCCAGAAATTAAGCTAAAAGGTTTCATGGGATCTCTTGGGAAGAAACAAGGTTTTGCTTATTTAGCAGATATTTCAGTAACAGGGCGTATTGCTAGACTGATGAAATCTGGATTGTTATGGATGTACAAGCGCCATAATGGATAA
- a CDS encoding YuiB family protein — MDFMIVQMILSVLIFFVMFFGIAFLLNMLLRMTWFMAVLYPIVVILIIDEVRFFDYFTKTGTAFSALGHKIVSLHAADIIILSSGLVGAIAAGFVMKYLRKNGYQMF; from the coding sequence ATGGACTTTATGATCGTACAAATGATACTTTCAGTTCTTATATTTTTTGTGATGTTTTTCGGAATCGCCTTCTTATTGAATATGCTTTTACGAATGACTTGGTTTATGGCAGTTCTTTATCCAATAGTAGTAATTCTCATTATTGATGAGGTACGCTTTTTTGATTACTTTACGAAAACAGGAACTGCGTTTTCTGCTTTAGGGCATAAAATTGTTTCTCTACATGCTGCGGATATCATCATATTATCTAGTGGATTAGTGGGAGCAATTGCAGCTGGCTTTGTGATGAAATATCTTCGTAAAAATGGATATCAAATGTTCTAA
- a CDS encoding DUF86 domain-containing protein, with amino-acid sequence MYFVDRKKIKTTITHMNALIKLLEEKTDWNRDEVSKLALERIGQNMIESIIDIGNSMIDGFIMRDPGGYVDIIDILTDEKVITIEMDTPLKEVIDYRKVLVRDFHSIDHTQLAQVLVSNLPYLKQFPKMVESYIENELGPVSAFLPEDSNVTI; translated from the coding sequence ATGTATTTTGTGGATCGAAAAAAAATTAAAACGACTATTACTCATATGAACGCTTTAATTAAATTACTAGAAGAAAAAACAGACTGGAATCGAGATGAAGTATCTAAGCTAGCGCTTGAACGAATAGGTCAAAATATGATTGAGTCCATAATAGATATAGGTAATTCTATGATTGACGGTTTCATCATGCGAGATCCAGGTGGTTACGTTGATATTATCGACATTTTGACAGACGAAAAGGTTATAACAATAGAAATGGATACACCATTAAAAGAAGTAATTGATTATAGAAAAGTTCTTGTCCGTGATTTTCATTCTATCGATCATACGCAATTAGCACAGGTATTAGTTTCTAATCTTCCTTATTTAAAACAATTTCCGAAAATGGTGGAGAGTTATATAGAGAATGAATTAGGTCCTGTCTCGGCTTTTTTACCAGAGGATTCTAATGTTACCATATAA
- a CDS encoding DUF2225 domain-containing protein, translating into MELSPYYQKDMECLHCKKKFKTTKVRTKFVKVEANETDFQPIYQNNEINPLLYNVFVCEHCGFSFTEDFTKYFTPGVIEIIQKEVANKWVPHSFGNERTIEEGIMAYKLGIHSGSLKKEKFINLAGLALRTAWLYRLQNKEDQEKRFMEIARDRYSDSYTTDDYNGTQMSETRVLYLIAELSRKIGDIEYATRYFSKVIEKQSTSIEPKVIEMAKERWQEIRESKEKEALR; encoded by the coding sequence ATGGAATTATCTCCTTATTATCAAAAAGATATGGAATGCTTACATTGTAAAAAGAAATTTAAAACGACAAAAGTACGAACTAAGTTTGTTAAAGTGGAAGCAAATGAAACAGACTTTCAACCTATCTACCAAAACAACGAAATAAATCCACTTCTCTATAATGTATTCGTCTGTGAGCATTGCGGTTTTTCATTCACAGAGGATTTCACAAAATACTTTACCCCTGGAGTGATAGAGATAATCCAAAAAGAAGTTGCAAATAAATGGGTACCCCATTCTTTTGGAAATGAAAGGACTATTGAAGAAGGAATTATGGCATATAAATTAGGCATTCATAGTGGATCCCTAAAAAAAGAAAAATTTATCAATTTAGCTGGGCTAGCATTACGGACTGCTTGGTTATATCGATTACAAAATAAGGAAGATCAAGAAAAACGATTCATGGAAATTGCACGTGATCGTTATTCCGATTCCTACACAACTGATGATTATAACGGAACACAAATGTCAGAAACGCGTGTCCTCTATTTGATAGCTGAATTATCTAGAAAAATAGGTGATATAGAATATGCCACACGTTACTTTTCTAAAGTAATTGAAAAACAAAGTACTTCTATTGAACCAAAAGTAATTGAAATGGCAAAAGAACGTTGGCAAGAAATTCGAGAAAGTAAAGAAAAAGAAGCCCTTCGTTAA
- a CDS encoding DUF3055 domain-containing protein, which produces MERFFLYDDVEDTKTRFVGFTGDSQRYDLAIVQSSRFFGKVLVMDIQYGRAAILGPDDLEEPGYLEHIYNRTEVEAEELRDYLRELLN; this is translated from the coding sequence GTGGAACGATTTTTCTTATATGATGATGTAGAAGATACAAAAACAAGGTTCGTTGGATTTACAGGTGATTCTCAACGCTATGATTTAGCTATTGTGCAAAGTTCTCGCTTTTTTGGGAAAGTTCTCGTGATGGATATCCAATATGGCCGAGCTGCCATATTAGGACCAGATGATTTAGAAGAACCAGGCTATCTAGAGCATATATATAATAGAACCGAAGTCGAGGCTGAGGAATTAAGAGATTACTTGAGAGAATTATTAAATTAA
- a CDS encoding NUDIX domain-containing protein, with product MAREDRGSIWLGVAGLVVNHRGEWLVVKKRYGGLHGSWSFPAGFVNKDETIDEAVLREVKEETGVECKVEKMIGFRSGVIHNKISDNMAIFLLAPKEKDPIIQAQLSELYEVQWIHPESLRLDENASVLIQELAHKKIEEGFHTIEGINPGDVFGYSSYKLFF from the coding sequence ATGGCTAGAGAAGATAGAGGAAGTATTTGGCTAGGAGTAGCAGGTCTTGTTGTAAACCATCGAGGAGAGTGGCTCGTTGTTAAAAAAAGATATGGTGGACTTCATGGAAGTTGGTCATTTCCAGCAGGATTTGTAAACAAAGATGAAACGATAGATGAGGCAGTTCTGAGAGAAGTGAAGGAAGAAACAGGTGTTGAGTGTAAAGTGGAAAAAATGATTGGCTTTAGAAGTGGAGTTATTCACAATAAAATCAGCGATAATATGGCTATTTTTTTACTTGCTCCAAAAGAAAAAGACCCAATCATACAAGCACAACTTTCTGAACTATACGAAGTACAGTGGATACATCCAGAATCATTAAGATTAGATGAAAATGCCTCTGTCTTGATTCAAGAACTGGCTCATAAGAAAATAGAAGAGGGTTTTCACACAATAGAAGGCATTAATCCAGGGGATGTATTCGGTTATAGTAGCTATAAACTCTTTTTTTAA
- a CDS encoding NifU family protein, translating to MTDTINEQVQEVLDKLRPFLLRDGGDCELVDIEDGIVKLRLLGACGSCPSSTITLKAGIERALLEEVPGIIEVEQVF from the coding sequence ATGACTGATACAATTAATGAACAAGTTCAAGAAGTTTTAGATAAATTACGCCCATTTTTACTACGTGATGGGGGAGACTGTGAACTTGTAGATATTGAAGATGGTATTGTAAAACTACGCCTTTTAGGAGCTTGCGGAAGCTGCCCAAGTTCAACCATTACTTTAAAAGCAGGTATTGAACGCGCATTACTGGAAGAAGTTCCAGGAATAATAGAAGTAGAACAAGTATTTTAA
- a CDS encoding YutD family protein: MIIAEGYTYEVVEDYREAFKEEAFLERYSEILSKYDYIMGDWGYNQLRLKGFFEDRNNKATFDTKISTMKDYLYEYCNFGCAYFLIKKTGVAPKVVPVETDDLEQENLEQNQL; encoded by the coding sequence GTGATTATTGCTGAGGGATACACATATGAAGTCGTAGAGGATTACCGTGAAGCATTTAAAGAAGAAGCTTTTTTAGAAAGATATAGTGAAATATTATCTAAATACGACTATATTATGGGAGACTGGGGATACAATCAACTCCGATTAAAGGGCTTTTTTGAGGATCGAAATAATAAAGCTACATTTGACACAAAAATAAGTACAATGAAAGATTACTTATATGAGTATTGTAATTTTGGCTGCGCATATTTTTTAATAAAAAAAACAGGTGTAGCACCAAAAGTCGTACCGGTTGAAACAGATGACTTAGAACAAGAAAACCTTGAGCAGAATCAATTATGA
- a CDS encoding TIGR01457 family HAD-type hydrolase translates to MLPYKAYCLDLDGTVYKGKTPIKEAIEFVHYLQGKGIDPFFVTNNSSMTQKQFQQKLAQMDVHTSEDHIISSSIAAANYIDEHYQGKSVFMIGESGLQEALDMKRIDRTEEMADVVVMGIDHHINYEKLSNACLSVRAGATFLSTNSDHAFPSERGFLPGNGAFTKLVEHSTGVEALYMGKPQPFMLELIQKKYGFHKDEMVMIGDNYKTDILTGIRMGIDTVHVNSGVNRTEDVLQQLEKPTYLLQSLSEWIK, encoded by the coding sequence ATGTTACCATATAAGGCCTATTGTTTAGATTTAGACGGCACCGTATATAAAGGGAAGACTCCAATAAAAGAAGCAATTGAATTTGTTCACTATTTACAAGGAAAAGGAATCGATCCTTTTTTTGTGACAAATAATTCTTCCATGACGCAAAAGCAATTTCAGCAAAAACTAGCGCAGATGGATGTCCATACAAGCGAAGACCATATTATCTCTTCATCTATTGCAGCTGCTAATTATATTGATGAACATTATCAAGGAAAGTCTGTGTTTATGATTGGAGAAAGTGGATTACAAGAAGCGCTAGACATGAAAAGAATTGACCGAACAGAAGAGATGGCTGATGTTGTTGTAATGGGAATCGATCATCACATCAATTATGAAAAACTTTCCAATGCTTGTCTTTCGGTTCGTGCAGGAGCAACATTTTTGTCAACAAATAGTGATCATGCATTCCCTAGTGAGAGGGGATTTCTGCCTGGAAATGGAGCTTTCACAAAACTAGTAGAACATTCTACCGGTGTGGAAGCACTATATATGGGGAAACCTCAACCGTTTATGTTAGAGCTTATTCAAAAAAAATATGGGTTTCATAAAGATGAAATGGTTATGATTGGTGATAATTATAAAACAGATATCTTAACTGGCATCCGTATGGGGATCGATACGGTCCATGTAAATAGTGGTGTAAATCGAACAGAGGATGTGCTGCAACAGTTGGAGAAACCAACCTATCTTCTGCAATCGTTAAGTGAATGGATAAAGTAA